A single window of Larimichthys crocea isolate SSNF chromosome XII, L_crocea_2.0, whole genome shotgun sequence DNA harbors:
- the LOC104934496 gene encoding fibroin heavy chain isoform X5, with product MLAQTLLQTSLVLWLAQQTLQGGVKPQSVSWGRLLPARGVGIGVKPGVAGALGALGNRYGSKGMKTGIGRYPAAHLGVGGYRALGLGGRAGLKPGGYGNQGAYGASLGTGMGLGTGLTNGLGLSLGQAGKRVYGAGLGTLPGYGALAGIGYPGARPGIGLGYPTGQRAQQQKPGFIGGAGNYPGASLGTGGYGAGVGQGAYLGGAAGKLAAAAAAANGQGYGDGATGYLGALAGNGYGGDAGAKSLSPGYGNGYSDGYGAALNTGGYAGQVQGAYGALGAGLESTAGKYVGGGAQVPYGNAPVIPAGLEADGGYPYAAQQLGLGAESAKTANKYGAAAGYGAQQTGYGAQLGATQDALGEQAGKYTGVNGNGYKG from the exons ATGCTGGCTCAAACTCTGCTGCAGACCTCGCTGGTTCTCTGGTTGGCTCAGCAAACTCTGCAAGGCG GAGTTAAACCTCAAAGTGTATCCTGGGGAAGGCTGCTGCCAGCCAGAG gcGTTGGCATTGGAGTAAAGCCTGGAG TTGCAGGTGCCCTCGGAGCATTGGGCAACCGATATGGCAGCAAAGGAATGAAGACTGGAA tCGGACGTTATCCAGCGGCTCATCTTGGTGTTG gcGGTTACAGAGCTCTTGGATTAGGAGGTAGAGCAGGCCTGAAGCCAGGTGGATACGGAAACCAGGGAGCTTACG GTGCCAGTCTGGGCACAGGAATGGGTTTAGGGACTGGACTTACAAATGGACTGGGACTGAGTTTGGGCCAGGCGGGGAAACGTG TTTATGGTGCAGGCCTCGGCACTCTGCCAG GATATGGAGCTTTAGCTGGCATCGGCTATCCTGGAGCCCGACCAG GAATTGGACTTGGTTATCCCACTGGACAGAGGGCTCAGCAACAAAAACCTG GTTTCATTGGTGGAGCAGGAAACTATCCGGGAGCGAGCCTGGGCACTGGGGGCTATGGAGCAG GTGTGGGACAGGGAGCATACCTGGGTGGTGCAGCTGGCAAACTCg ctgctgctgctgctgctgctaatggaCAGG GCTATGGCGACGGAGCAACAGGATACCTGGGTGCTTTGGCAGGAAATGGCTACG GTGGAGATGCTGGTGCAAAATCTTTGTCACCAG GTTATGGGAATGGTTACAGCGACGGTTACGGGGCTG CTCTCAATACAGGAGGCTATGCTGGACAGGTCCAGGGAGCGTATG GAGCACTCGGTGCAGGACTGGAATCAACTGCTGGCAAATATG TAGGAGGAGGTGCTCAGGTTCCTTATGGTAATGCTCCAGTGATTCCTGCTGGACTGGAAG CTGATGGTGGCTACCCGTACGCTGCTCAGCAGCTCGGCCTCGGTGCTGAAAGCGCCAAAACCGCCAACAAATACG gagctgctgcaggataTGGAGCTCAGCAAACAG GTTATGGTGCACAGCTAGGAGCAACTCAAGATGCCTTGG GAGAGCAAGCTGGCAAATACACTGGGGTGAATGGAAATGGATACAAAG GCTAA
- the LOC104934496 gene encoding keratin, type II cytoskeletal 3 isoform X6, which translates to MLAQTLLQTSLVLWLAQQTLQGGVKPQSVSWGRLLPARGVGIGVKPGVAGALGALGNRYGSKGMKTGIGRYPAAHLGVGGYRALGLGGRAGLKPGGYGNQGAYGASLGTGMGLGTGLTNGLGLSLGQAGKRVYGAGLGTLPGYGALAGIGYPGARPGIGLGYPTGQRAQQQKPGFIGGAGNYPGASLGTGGYGAGVGQGAYLGGAAGKLAAAAAANGQGYGDGATGYLGALAGNGYGGDAGAKSLSPGYGNGYSDGYGAALNTGGYAGQVQGAYGALGAGLESTAGKYVGGGAQVPYGNAPVIPAGLEADGGYPYAAQQLGLGAESAKTANKYGAAAGYGAQQTGYGAQLGATQDALGEQAGKYTGVNGNGYKG; encoded by the exons ATGCTGGCTCAAACTCTGCTGCAGACCTCGCTGGTTCTCTGGTTGGCTCAGCAAACTCTGCAAGGCG GAGTTAAACCTCAAAGTGTATCCTGGGGAAGGCTGCTGCCAGCCAGAG gcGTTGGCATTGGAGTAAAGCCTGGAG TTGCAGGTGCCCTCGGAGCATTGGGCAACCGATATGGCAGCAAAGGAATGAAGACTGGAA tCGGACGTTATCCAGCGGCTCATCTTGGTGTTG gcGGTTACAGAGCTCTTGGATTAGGAGGTAGAGCAGGCCTGAAGCCAGGTGGATACGGAAACCAGGGAGCTTACG GTGCCAGTCTGGGCACAGGAATGGGTTTAGGGACTGGACTTACAAATGGACTGGGACTGAGTTTGGGCCAGGCGGGGAAACGTG TTTATGGTGCAGGCCTCGGCACTCTGCCAG GATATGGAGCTTTAGCTGGCATCGGCTATCCTGGAGCCCGACCAG GAATTGGACTTGGTTATCCCACTGGACAGAGGGCTCAGCAACAAAAACCTG GTTTCATTGGTGGAGCAGGAAACTATCCGGGAGCGAGCCTGGGCACTGGGGGCTATGGAGCAG GTGTGGGACAGGGAGCATACCTGGGTGGTGCAGCTGGCAAACTCg ctgctgctgctgctgctaatggaCAGG GCTATGGCGACGGAGCAACAGGATACCTGGGTGCTTTGGCAGGAAATGGCTACG GTGGAGATGCTGGTGCAAAATCTTTGTCACCAG GTTATGGGAATGGTTACAGCGACGGTTACGGGGCTG CTCTCAATACAGGAGGCTATGCTGGACAGGTCCAGGGAGCGTATG GAGCACTCGGTGCAGGACTGGAATCAACTGCTGGCAAATATG TAGGAGGAGGTGCTCAGGTTCCTTATGGTAATGCTCCAGTGATTCCTGCTGGACTGGAAG CTGATGGTGGCTACCCGTACGCTGCTCAGCAGCTCGGCCTCGGTGCTGAAAGCGCCAAAACCGCCAACAAATACG gagctgctgcaggataTGGAGCTCAGCAAACAG GTTATGGTGCACAGCTAGGAGCAACTCAAGATGCCTTGG GAGAGCAAGCTGGCAAATACACTGGGGTGAATGGAAATGGATACAAAG GCTAA
- the LOC104934496 gene encoding glycine-rich cell wall structural protein isoform X9 gives MLAQTLLQTSLVLWLAQQTLQGGVKPQSVSWGRLLPARGVGIGVKPGVAGALGALGNRYGSKGMKTGIGRYPAAHLGVGGYRALGLGGRAGLKPGGYGNQGAYGASLGTGMGLGTGLTNGLGLSLGQAGKRVYGAGLGTLPGYGALAGIGYPGARPGIGLGYPTGQRAQQQKPGFIGGAGNYPGASLGTGGYGAGVGQGAYLGGAAGKLAAAAAAANGQGYGDGATGYLGALAGNGYGYGNGYSDGYGAALNTGGYAGQVQGAYGALGAGLESTAGKYVGGGAQVPYGNAPVIPAGLEADGGYPYAAQQLGLGAESAKTANKYGAAAGYGAQQTGYGAQLGATQDALGEQAGKYTGVNGNGYKG, from the exons ATGCTGGCTCAAACTCTGCTGCAGACCTCGCTGGTTCTCTGGTTGGCTCAGCAAACTCTGCAAGGCG GAGTTAAACCTCAAAGTGTATCCTGGGGAAGGCTGCTGCCAGCCAGAG gcGTTGGCATTGGAGTAAAGCCTGGAG TTGCAGGTGCCCTCGGAGCATTGGGCAACCGATATGGCAGCAAAGGAATGAAGACTGGAA tCGGACGTTATCCAGCGGCTCATCTTGGTGTTG gcGGTTACAGAGCTCTTGGATTAGGAGGTAGAGCAGGCCTGAAGCCAGGTGGATACGGAAACCAGGGAGCTTACG GTGCCAGTCTGGGCACAGGAATGGGTTTAGGGACTGGACTTACAAATGGACTGGGACTGAGTTTGGGCCAGGCGGGGAAACGTG TTTATGGTGCAGGCCTCGGCACTCTGCCAG GATATGGAGCTTTAGCTGGCATCGGCTATCCTGGAGCCCGACCAG GAATTGGACTTGGTTATCCCACTGGACAGAGGGCTCAGCAACAAAAACCTG GTTTCATTGGTGGAGCAGGAAACTATCCGGGAGCGAGCCTGGGCACTGGGGGCTATGGAGCAG GTGTGGGACAGGGAGCATACCTGGGTGGTGCAGCTGGCAAACTCg ctgctgctgctgctgctgctaatggaCAGG GCTATGGCGACGGAGCAACAGGATACCTGGGTGCTTTGGCAGGAAATGGCTACG GTTATGGGAATGGTTACAGCGACGGTTACGGGGCTG CTCTCAATACAGGAGGCTATGCTGGACAGGTCCAGGGAGCGTATG GAGCACTCGGTGCAGGACTGGAATCAACTGCTGGCAAATATG TAGGAGGAGGTGCTCAGGTTCCTTATGGTAATGCTCCAGTGATTCCTGCTGGACTGGAAG CTGATGGTGGCTACCCGTACGCTGCTCAGCAGCTCGGCCTCGGTGCTGAAAGCGCCAAAACCGCCAACAAATACG gagctgctgcaggataTGGAGCTCAGCAAACAG GTTATGGTGCACAGCTAGGAGCAACTCAAGATGCCTTGG GAGAGCAAGCTGGCAAATACACTGGGGTGAATGGAAATGGATACAAAG GCTAA
- the LOC104934496 gene encoding fibroin heavy chain isoform X1 has translation MLAQTLLQTSLVLWLAQQTLQGGVKPQSVSWGRLLPARGVGIGVKPGVAGALGALGNRYGSKGMKTGIGRYPAAHLGVGGYRALGLGGRAGLKPGGYGNQGAYGASLGTGMGLGTGLTNGLGLSLGQAGKRVYGAGLGTLPGYGALAGIGYPGARPGIGLGYPTGQRAQQQKPGFIGGAGNYPGASLGTGGYGAGVGQGAYLGGAAGKLAAAAAAANGQGGYPQGVAGMLPGYGDGATGYLGALAGNGYGGDAGAKSLSPGYGNGYSDGYGAALNTGGYAGQVQGAYGALGAGLESTAGKYVGGGAQVPYGNAPVIPAGLEADGGYPYAAQQLGLGAESAKTANKYGAAAGYGAQQTGYGAQLGATQDALGEQAGKYTGVNGNGYKG, from the exons ATGCTGGCTCAAACTCTGCTGCAGACCTCGCTGGTTCTCTGGTTGGCTCAGCAAACTCTGCAAGGCG GAGTTAAACCTCAAAGTGTATCCTGGGGAAGGCTGCTGCCAGCCAGAG gcGTTGGCATTGGAGTAAAGCCTGGAG TTGCAGGTGCCCTCGGAGCATTGGGCAACCGATATGGCAGCAAAGGAATGAAGACTGGAA tCGGACGTTATCCAGCGGCTCATCTTGGTGTTG gcGGTTACAGAGCTCTTGGATTAGGAGGTAGAGCAGGCCTGAAGCCAGGTGGATACGGAAACCAGGGAGCTTACG GTGCCAGTCTGGGCACAGGAATGGGTTTAGGGACTGGACTTACAAATGGACTGGGACTGAGTTTGGGCCAGGCGGGGAAACGTG TTTATGGTGCAGGCCTCGGCACTCTGCCAG GATATGGAGCTTTAGCTGGCATCGGCTATCCTGGAGCCCGACCAG GAATTGGACTTGGTTATCCCACTGGACAGAGGGCTCAGCAACAAAAACCTG GTTTCATTGGTGGAGCAGGAAACTATCCGGGAGCGAGCCTGGGCACTGGGGGCTATGGAGCAG GTGTGGGACAGGGAGCATACCTGGGTGGTGCAGCTGGCAAACTCg ctgctgctgctgctgctgctaatggaCAGGGTGGGTATCCCCAAGGTGTTGCAGGGATGTTACCCG GCTATGGCGACGGAGCAACAGGATACCTGGGTGCTTTGGCAGGAAATGGCTACG GTGGAGATGCTGGTGCAAAATCTTTGTCACCAG GTTATGGGAATGGTTACAGCGACGGTTACGGGGCTG CTCTCAATACAGGAGGCTATGCTGGACAGGTCCAGGGAGCGTATG GAGCACTCGGTGCAGGACTGGAATCAACTGCTGGCAAATATG TAGGAGGAGGTGCTCAGGTTCCTTATGGTAATGCTCCAGTGATTCCTGCTGGACTGGAAG CTGATGGTGGCTACCCGTACGCTGCTCAGCAGCTCGGCCTCGGTGCTGAAAGCGCCAAAACCGCCAACAAATACG gagctgctgcaggataTGGAGCTCAGCAAACAG GTTATGGTGCACAGCTAGGAGCAACTCAAGATGCCTTGG GAGAGCAAGCTGGCAAATACACTGGGGTGAATGGAAATGGATACAAAG GCTAA
- the LOC104934496 gene encoding fibroin heavy chain isoform X8 produces the protein MLAQTLLQTSLVLWLAQQTLQGGVKPQSVSWGRLLPARGVGIGVKPGVAGALGALGNRYGSKGMKTGIGRYPAAHLGVGGYRALGLGGRAGLKPGGYGNQGAYGASLGTGMGLGTGLTNGLGLSLGQAGKRVYGAGLGTLPGYGALAGIGYPGARPGIGLGYPTGQRAQQQKPGFIGGAGNYPGASLGTGGYGAGVGQGAYLGGAAGKLGYGDGATGYLGALAGNGYGGDAGAKSLSPGYGNGYSDGYGAALNTGGYAGQVQGAYGALGAGLESTAGKYVGGGAQVPYGNAPVIPAGLEADGGYPYAAQQLGLGAESAKTANKYGAAAGYGAQQTGYGAQLGATQDALGEQAGKYTGVNGNGYKG, from the exons ATGCTGGCTCAAACTCTGCTGCAGACCTCGCTGGTTCTCTGGTTGGCTCAGCAAACTCTGCAAGGCG GAGTTAAACCTCAAAGTGTATCCTGGGGAAGGCTGCTGCCAGCCAGAG gcGTTGGCATTGGAGTAAAGCCTGGAG TTGCAGGTGCCCTCGGAGCATTGGGCAACCGATATGGCAGCAAAGGAATGAAGACTGGAA tCGGACGTTATCCAGCGGCTCATCTTGGTGTTG gcGGTTACAGAGCTCTTGGATTAGGAGGTAGAGCAGGCCTGAAGCCAGGTGGATACGGAAACCAGGGAGCTTACG GTGCCAGTCTGGGCACAGGAATGGGTTTAGGGACTGGACTTACAAATGGACTGGGACTGAGTTTGGGCCAGGCGGGGAAACGTG TTTATGGTGCAGGCCTCGGCACTCTGCCAG GATATGGAGCTTTAGCTGGCATCGGCTATCCTGGAGCCCGACCAG GAATTGGACTTGGTTATCCCACTGGACAGAGGGCTCAGCAACAAAAACCTG GTTTCATTGGTGGAGCAGGAAACTATCCGGGAGCGAGCCTGGGCACTGGGGGCTATGGAGCAG GTGTGGGACAGGGAGCATACCTGGGTGGTGCAGCTGGCAAACTCg GCTATGGCGACGGAGCAACAGGATACCTGGGTGCTTTGGCAGGAAATGGCTACG GTGGAGATGCTGGTGCAAAATCTTTGTCACCAG GTTATGGGAATGGTTACAGCGACGGTTACGGGGCTG CTCTCAATACAGGAGGCTATGCTGGACAGGTCCAGGGAGCGTATG GAGCACTCGGTGCAGGACTGGAATCAACTGCTGGCAAATATG TAGGAGGAGGTGCTCAGGTTCCTTATGGTAATGCTCCAGTGATTCCTGCTGGACTGGAAG CTGATGGTGGCTACCCGTACGCTGCTCAGCAGCTCGGCCTCGGTGCTGAAAGCGCCAAAACCGCCAACAAATACG gagctgctgcaggataTGGAGCTCAGCAAACAG GTTATGGTGCACAGCTAGGAGCAACTCAAGATGCCTTGG GAGAGCAAGCTGGCAAATACACTGGGGTGAATGGAAATGGATACAAAG GCTAA
- the LOC104934496 gene encoding fibroin heavy chain isoform X4, translating to MLAQTLLQTSLVLWLAQQTLQGGVKPQSVSWGRLLPARGVGIGVKPGVAGALGALGNRYGSKGMKTGIGRYPAAHLGVGGYRALGLGGRAGLKPGGYGNQGAYGASLGTGMGLGTGLTNGLGLSLGQAGKRVYGAGLGTLPGYGALAGIGYPGARPGIGLGYPTGQRAQQQKPGFIGGAGNYPGASLGTGGYGAGVGQGAYLGGAAGKLAAAAAANGQGGYPQGVAGMLPGYGDGATGYLGALAGNGYGYGNGYSDGYGAALNTGGYAGQVQGAYGALGAGLESTAGKYVGGGAQVPYGNAPVIPAGLEADGGYPYAAQQLGLGAESAKTANKYGAAAGYGAQQTGYGAQLGATQDALGEQAGKYTGVNGNGYKG from the exons ATGCTGGCTCAAACTCTGCTGCAGACCTCGCTGGTTCTCTGGTTGGCTCAGCAAACTCTGCAAGGCG GAGTTAAACCTCAAAGTGTATCCTGGGGAAGGCTGCTGCCAGCCAGAG gcGTTGGCATTGGAGTAAAGCCTGGAG TTGCAGGTGCCCTCGGAGCATTGGGCAACCGATATGGCAGCAAAGGAATGAAGACTGGAA tCGGACGTTATCCAGCGGCTCATCTTGGTGTTG gcGGTTACAGAGCTCTTGGATTAGGAGGTAGAGCAGGCCTGAAGCCAGGTGGATACGGAAACCAGGGAGCTTACG GTGCCAGTCTGGGCACAGGAATGGGTTTAGGGACTGGACTTACAAATGGACTGGGACTGAGTTTGGGCCAGGCGGGGAAACGTG TTTATGGTGCAGGCCTCGGCACTCTGCCAG GATATGGAGCTTTAGCTGGCATCGGCTATCCTGGAGCCCGACCAG GAATTGGACTTGGTTATCCCACTGGACAGAGGGCTCAGCAACAAAAACCTG GTTTCATTGGTGGAGCAGGAAACTATCCGGGAGCGAGCCTGGGCACTGGGGGCTATGGAGCAG GTGTGGGACAGGGAGCATACCTGGGTGGTGCAGCTGGCAAACTCg ctgctgctgctgctgctaatggaCAGGGTGGGTATCCCCAAGGTGTTGCAGGGATGTTACCCG GCTATGGCGACGGAGCAACAGGATACCTGGGTGCTTTGGCAGGAAATGGCTACG GTTATGGGAATGGTTACAGCGACGGTTACGGGGCTG CTCTCAATACAGGAGGCTATGCTGGACAGGTCCAGGGAGCGTATG GAGCACTCGGTGCAGGACTGGAATCAACTGCTGGCAAATATG TAGGAGGAGGTGCTCAGGTTCCTTATGGTAATGCTCCAGTGATTCCTGCTGGACTGGAAG CTGATGGTGGCTACCCGTACGCTGCTCAGCAGCTCGGCCTCGGTGCTGAAAGCGCCAAAACCGCCAACAAATACG gagctgctgcaggataTGGAGCTCAGCAAACAG GTTATGGTGCACAGCTAGGAGCAACTCAAGATGCCTTGG GAGAGCAAGCTGGCAAATACACTGGGGTGAATGGAAATGGATACAAAG GCTAA
- the LOC104934496 gene encoding fibroin heavy chain isoform X3, which produces MLAQTLLQTSLVLWLAQQTLQGGVKPQSVSWGRLLPARGVGIGVKPGVAGALGALGNRYGSKGMKTGIGRYPAAHLGVGGYRALGLGGRAGLKPGGYGNQGAYGASLGTGMGLGTGLTNGLGLSLGQAGKRVYGAGLGTLPGYGALAGIGYPGARPGIGLGYPTGQRAQQQKPGFIGGAGNYPGASLGTGGYGAGVGQGAYLGGAAGKLAAAAAAANGQGGYPQGVAGMLPGYGDGATGYLGALAGNGYGYGNGYSDGYGAALNTGGYAGQVQGAYGALGAGLESTAGKYVGGGAQVPYGNAPVIPAGLEADGGYPYAAQQLGLGAESAKTANKYGAAAGYGAQQTGYGAQLGATQDALGEQAGKYTGVNGNGYKG; this is translated from the exons ATGCTGGCTCAAACTCTGCTGCAGACCTCGCTGGTTCTCTGGTTGGCTCAGCAAACTCTGCAAGGCG GAGTTAAACCTCAAAGTGTATCCTGGGGAAGGCTGCTGCCAGCCAGAG gcGTTGGCATTGGAGTAAAGCCTGGAG TTGCAGGTGCCCTCGGAGCATTGGGCAACCGATATGGCAGCAAAGGAATGAAGACTGGAA tCGGACGTTATCCAGCGGCTCATCTTGGTGTTG gcGGTTACAGAGCTCTTGGATTAGGAGGTAGAGCAGGCCTGAAGCCAGGTGGATACGGAAACCAGGGAGCTTACG GTGCCAGTCTGGGCACAGGAATGGGTTTAGGGACTGGACTTACAAATGGACTGGGACTGAGTTTGGGCCAGGCGGGGAAACGTG TTTATGGTGCAGGCCTCGGCACTCTGCCAG GATATGGAGCTTTAGCTGGCATCGGCTATCCTGGAGCCCGACCAG GAATTGGACTTGGTTATCCCACTGGACAGAGGGCTCAGCAACAAAAACCTG GTTTCATTGGTGGAGCAGGAAACTATCCGGGAGCGAGCCTGGGCACTGGGGGCTATGGAGCAG GTGTGGGACAGGGAGCATACCTGGGTGGTGCAGCTGGCAAACTCg ctgctgctgctgctgctgctaatggaCAGGGTGGGTATCCCCAAGGTGTTGCAGGGATGTTACCCG GCTATGGCGACGGAGCAACAGGATACCTGGGTGCTTTGGCAGGAAATGGCTACG GTTATGGGAATGGTTACAGCGACGGTTACGGGGCTG CTCTCAATACAGGAGGCTATGCTGGACAGGTCCAGGGAGCGTATG GAGCACTCGGTGCAGGACTGGAATCAACTGCTGGCAAATATG TAGGAGGAGGTGCTCAGGTTCCTTATGGTAATGCTCCAGTGATTCCTGCTGGACTGGAAG CTGATGGTGGCTACCCGTACGCTGCTCAGCAGCTCGGCCTCGGTGCTGAAAGCGCCAAAACCGCCAACAAATACG gagctgctgcaggataTGGAGCTCAGCAAACAG GTTATGGTGCACAGCTAGGAGCAACTCAAGATGCCTTGG GAGAGCAAGCTGGCAAATACACTGGGGTGAATGGAAATGGATACAAAG GCTAA
- the LOC104934496 gene encoding glycine-rich cell wall structural protein isoform X2, with translation MLAQTLLQTSLVLWLAQQTLQGGVKPQSVSWGRLLPARGVGIGVKPGVAGALGALGNRYGSKGMKTGIGRYPAAHLGVGGYRALGLGGRAGLKPGGYGNQGAYGASLGTGMGLGTGLTNGLGLSLGQAGKRVYGAGLGTLPGYGALAGIGYPGARPGIGLGYPTGQRAQQQKPGFIGGAGNYPGASLGTGGYGAGVGQGAYLGGAAGKLAAAAAANGQGGYPQGVAGMLPGYGDGATGYLGALAGNGYGGDAGAKSLSPGYGNGYSDGYGAALNTGGYAGQVQGAYGALGAGLESTAGKYVGGGAQVPYGNAPVIPAGLEADGGYPYAAQQLGLGAESAKTANKYGAAAGYGAQQTGYGAQLGATQDALGEQAGKYTGVNGNGYKG, from the exons ATGCTGGCTCAAACTCTGCTGCAGACCTCGCTGGTTCTCTGGTTGGCTCAGCAAACTCTGCAAGGCG GAGTTAAACCTCAAAGTGTATCCTGGGGAAGGCTGCTGCCAGCCAGAG gcGTTGGCATTGGAGTAAAGCCTGGAG TTGCAGGTGCCCTCGGAGCATTGGGCAACCGATATGGCAGCAAAGGAATGAAGACTGGAA tCGGACGTTATCCAGCGGCTCATCTTGGTGTTG gcGGTTACAGAGCTCTTGGATTAGGAGGTAGAGCAGGCCTGAAGCCAGGTGGATACGGAAACCAGGGAGCTTACG GTGCCAGTCTGGGCACAGGAATGGGTTTAGGGACTGGACTTACAAATGGACTGGGACTGAGTTTGGGCCAGGCGGGGAAACGTG TTTATGGTGCAGGCCTCGGCACTCTGCCAG GATATGGAGCTTTAGCTGGCATCGGCTATCCTGGAGCCCGACCAG GAATTGGACTTGGTTATCCCACTGGACAGAGGGCTCAGCAACAAAAACCTG GTTTCATTGGTGGAGCAGGAAACTATCCGGGAGCGAGCCTGGGCACTGGGGGCTATGGAGCAG GTGTGGGACAGGGAGCATACCTGGGTGGTGCAGCTGGCAAACTCg ctgctgctgctgctgctaatggaCAGGGTGGGTATCCCCAAGGTGTTGCAGGGATGTTACCCG GCTATGGCGACGGAGCAACAGGATACCTGGGTGCTTTGGCAGGAAATGGCTACG GTGGAGATGCTGGTGCAAAATCTTTGTCACCAG GTTATGGGAATGGTTACAGCGACGGTTACGGGGCTG CTCTCAATACAGGAGGCTATGCTGGACAGGTCCAGGGAGCGTATG GAGCACTCGGTGCAGGACTGGAATCAACTGCTGGCAAATATG TAGGAGGAGGTGCTCAGGTTCCTTATGGTAATGCTCCAGTGATTCCTGCTGGACTGGAAG CTGATGGTGGCTACCCGTACGCTGCTCAGCAGCTCGGCCTCGGTGCTGAAAGCGCCAAAACCGCCAACAAATACG gagctgctgcaggataTGGAGCTCAGCAAACAG GTTATGGTGCACAGCTAGGAGCAACTCAAGATGCCTTGG GAGAGCAAGCTGGCAAATACACTGGGGTGAATGGAAATGGATACAAAG GCTAA
- the LOC104934496 gene encoding glycine-rich cell wall structural protein isoform X10: MLAQTLLQTSLVLWLAQQTLQGGVKPQSVSWGRLLPARGVGIGVKPGVAGALGALGNRYGSKGMKTGIGRYPAAHLGVGGYRALGLGGRAGLKPGGYGNQGAYGASLGTGMGLGTGLTNGLGLSLGQAGKRVYGAGLGTLPGYGALAGIGYPGARPGIGLGYPTGQRAQQQKPGFIGGAGNYPGASLGTGGYGAGVGQGAYLGGAAGKLGYGDGATGYLGALAGNGYGYGNGYSDGYGAALNTGGYAGQVQGAYGALGAGLESTAGKYVGGGAQVPYGNAPVIPAGLEADGGYPYAAQQLGLGAESAKTANKYGAAAGYGAQQTGYGAQLGATQDALGEQAGKYTGVNGNGYKG; this comes from the exons ATGCTGGCTCAAACTCTGCTGCAGACCTCGCTGGTTCTCTGGTTGGCTCAGCAAACTCTGCAAGGCG GAGTTAAACCTCAAAGTGTATCCTGGGGAAGGCTGCTGCCAGCCAGAG gcGTTGGCATTGGAGTAAAGCCTGGAG TTGCAGGTGCCCTCGGAGCATTGGGCAACCGATATGGCAGCAAAGGAATGAAGACTGGAA tCGGACGTTATCCAGCGGCTCATCTTGGTGTTG gcGGTTACAGAGCTCTTGGATTAGGAGGTAGAGCAGGCCTGAAGCCAGGTGGATACGGAAACCAGGGAGCTTACG GTGCCAGTCTGGGCACAGGAATGGGTTTAGGGACTGGACTTACAAATGGACTGGGACTGAGTTTGGGCCAGGCGGGGAAACGTG TTTATGGTGCAGGCCTCGGCACTCTGCCAG GATATGGAGCTTTAGCTGGCATCGGCTATCCTGGAGCCCGACCAG GAATTGGACTTGGTTATCCCACTGGACAGAGGGCTCAGCAACAAAAACCTG GTTTCATTGGTGGAGCAGGAAACTATCCGGGAGCGAGCCTGGGCACTGGGGGCTATGGAGCAG GTGTGGGACAGGGAGCATACCTGGGTGGTGCAGCTGGCAAACTCg GCTATGGCGACGGAGCAACAGGATACCTGGGTGCTTTGGCAGGAAATGGCTACG GTTATGGGAATGGTTACAGCGACGGTTACGGGGCTG CTCTCAATACAGGAGGCTATGCTGGACAGGTCCAGGGAGCGTATG GAGCACTCGGTGCAGGACTGGAATCAACTGCTGGCAAATATG TAGGAGGAGGTGCTCAGGTTCCTTATGGTAATGCTCCAGTGATTCCTGCTGGACTGGAAG CTGATGGTGGCTACCCGTACGCTGCTCAGCAGCTCGGCCTCGGTGCTGAAAGCGCCAAAACCGCCAACAAATACG gagctgctgcaggataTGGAGCTCAGCAAACAG GTTATGGTGCACAGCTAGGAGCAACTCAAGATGCCTTGG GAGAGCAAGCTGGCAAATACACTGGGGTGAATGGAAATGGATACAAAG GCTAA